A window of the Dongshaea marina genome harbors these coding sequences:
- a CDS encoding STAS domain-containing protein — translation MAVTSITCHKANEVCRLTVHEEMTIYTAAEQKKILLHWLQEGSEIQLNLAGVSEVDSAGLQLLLLLQNEAELARKKVHFVEMSDALQEVLRLLHLQGRFSENTRTGLEVEAADEPEKE, via the coding sequence ATGGCAGTTACAAGTATCACATGCCACAAGGCCAATGAGGTCTGTCGCCTGACGGTTCATGAGGAGATGACCATCTATACCGCGGCTGAGCAAAAAAAAATTCTGCTGCATTGGTTGCAGGAGGGATCTGAGATCCAGCTTAACCTTGCAGGAGTGAGTGAGGTGGATAGTGCCGGGCTGCAGTTACTCCTCCTATTACAAAACGAGGCTGAGCTTGCCCGGAAAAAGGTGCATTTTGTTGAGATGAGTGACGCACTACAGGAGGTGTTGAGGTTATTGCACCTGCAGGGGCGTTTTTCTGAGAATACCAGGACAGGTTTGGAAGTGGAAGCTGCCGATGAGCCCGAGAAAGAGTGA
- a CDS encoding response regulator, which translates to MAKTILIVDDSASVRKVVGMALRDAGYEVIEAVDGVDALSKMEDLKKVHLIISDVHMPNMDGISFLKEVKRNPRSKFTPVIMLTTESAEEKIREGKAAGAKAWVTKPFRSPKMLDAVAKLVTP; encoded by the coding sequence ATGGCAAAAACCATCCTGATTGTGGATGACTCGGCATCGGTCCGTAAGGTGGTCGGTATGGCCTTACGTGATGCGGGCTATGAGGTAATTGAAGCCGTCGACGGGGTGGATGCTCTCAGCAAGATGGAGGATCTAAAAAAAGTACATCTCATTATCAGTGATGTTCATATGCCGAACATGGATGGGATCAGCTTTTTAAAGGAGGTAAAGCGCAACCCTCGCAGCAAGTTTACCCCTGTCATTATGCTTACCACGGAGTCGGCAGAGGAAAAAATCCGAGAAGGCAAGGCTGCCGGAGCCAAAGCCTGGGTGACAAAGCCTTTTCGGTCACCCAAGATGCTGGACGCGGTCGCCAAACTGGTAACGCCCTGA
- a CDS encoding hybrid sensor histidine kinase/response regulator, translated as MHNNQDSSELKQSQSPWLILIVDAEDDMHTLTQMVVQSSQLFGRPLKLLHAYSGKEARALFLQHPDIALVLLDIVMESNEEGLALVRFIRDELCNAMTRIVLRTGQERSAPELQTLIQYDINDYKMKSELTLRKLQVSILTALRGYRDLTSLKASNSKLAELNQELDQRIVDTSNELDQTLQSLTSTQKKLIETEKMASLGVLSAGIAHEINNPLSFIKSNISTALSYQKQLKLFTRTCLKQQETSPETDQPSRRIDEFNLSEIDYIMEDFEPLMLEALEGVNRVKNIVDGLKSFASHGPVDMCPVDLNSIIHISIDTLRSRLGSCATILTELSPLPPIQGNEPQLKQALYNLLENAAEAIDTHGKIRIHSYYGNSENIIEIEDNGTGISEQHIEEIFTPFFTTRGVGEGTGLGLSISHGIIRDHGGNISVKSKPGQGCCFTLKFPIQQTPGCISSST; from the coding sequence ATGCATAACAATCAAGACTCTTCCGAGTTAAAACAATCCCAATCCCCATGGTTGATCCTGATCGTCGATGCTGAGGATGACATGCACACTCTGACCCAGATGGTGGTTCAAAGTAGCCAGCTGTTTGGTCGGCCTCTAAAGCTTCTGCATGCCTATTCCGGCAAAGAGGCCCGAGCCTTGTTTCTGCAACACCCGGATATCGCCCTGGTCCTGCTGGATATTGTCATGGAATCAAACGAAGAAGGCCTGGCTCTGGTGCGCTTCATTCGCGATGAGCTGTGTAATGCAATGACACGAATTGTTCTGAGAACAGGCCAGGAGAGATCCGCCCCCGAACTTCAAACCCTCATCCAATACGATATCAATGATTACAAAATGAAGAGTGAGCTCACCCTACGTAAGCTCCAGGTCTCGATTCTCACGGCGCTTCGGGGCTATCGGGATCTCACCTCGCTCAAGGCCAGTAATAGCAAGCTCGCCGAGTTAAACCAGGAGCTTGACCAACGCATTGTGGACACAAGCAACGAGCTGGATCAGACTCTACAATCCCTGACCAGCACCCAGAAAAAATTGATAGAGACTGAAAAAATGGCCAGCCTTGGAGTACTCTCGGCCGGGATTGCCCATGAGATCAATAACCCCCTGAGCTTTATCAAGAGTAATATCTCCACCGCACTGAGCTATCAAAAGCAGCTAAAACTCTTTACCCGGACATGCTTAAAACAGCAGGAAACCTCACCCGAGACGGACCAGCCTTCACGCAGAATAGATGAATTCAACCTCAGTGAGATCGACTACATCATGGAAGATTTTGAGCCCCTGATGCTCGAGGCCCTCGAGGGAGTAAATCGGGTAAAAAATATTGTCGATGGTCTAAAAAGTTTTGCCAGCCATGGCCCGGTTGATATGTGCCCGGTTGATCTCAACTCTATTATCCATATCAGTATTGATACTCTGCGAAGCCGGCTTGGCTCTTGTGCAACCATCCTCACTGAGCTTAGCCCCTTACCCCCAATCCAGGGGAACGAGCCTCAGCTCAAACAAGCCCTGTATAACCTGCTGGAAAATGCAGCAGAAGCCATCGATACCCATGGCAAGATCAGGATTCACAGCTACTACGGGAATTCAGAGAATATCATTGAGATTGAGGATAATGGCACAGGGATCAGCGAGCAGCATATAGAAGAGATCTTTACCCCATTTTTCACCACCAGGGGCGTTGGTGAAGGCACCGGGCTTGGATTATCGATAAGCCATGGCATCATTCGCGATCATGGGGGCAACATCAGTGTCAAAAGTAAGCCAGGCCAGGGCTGCTGCTTCACCCTTAAATTCCCCATTCAGCAAACACCTGGCTGTATATCATCATCCACTTAA